TGTTTTTGATTCTTTTTGGcttattattgactttttctttgatttctctTCAGAATATCTTGTGGGGTTTTCTGGGTTCGGTTGGGTTGCTGTTAAaggacagtttttttttttttttttccttttttcctttggtgagagagagagagagagagagagagcgagcgaGCGAGCGAAAATGGCTAATGGGgtcgagagagagagtgagttgGTGGTGGTGTTTAGCGATGAGGAGCTGAGAGAGGTGAGTGGGGTGAAGAGAGGCTTGGACTACATAGAGGTCACGTGTGGGTGTACCAGTCATAGGTATGGTGATGCTGTTGGGAGgcttagggttttccaaaatgGTGACCTTGAAATCACTTGTGAATGCACCCCTGGTTGTCAggaaggtctctctctctctctctctctctctctctctctctctctctctccgtcttcttttgcttttctttgggaaatgggttttgatttttatgCATGTTGGATGTATTTTATGCGTGTGTATATAGAGGTTGTGGTGAACTGGGTTTTGACGTTGATGTGTgtcactttcttttatttaatctGCTTCGGGATATGAGTTCAAGGCGACGGAGAGCCTTGCAAAGTTTTTCGTTTGTCTTTGTGTTACACAGTTTAAGTGTATGTTGTTTTGTCTGAGTGAATGAGTTCTCTTTCATGTTGTAGACAGGATAATGCAGTTATTTAGTTTGATAGCTCCACCCTGATATGGTCCACAGGTCAGATTGAAACATGGTTTCTTTGCCTATTACCGTGGTTATCTTTGAGTAGGTATCTTAGAATGAAACCCACATTATCATTATGGTCGTGATTGCAATGTTTTAGGCTACGTTTCTAAGACATGTTTTAAACTCCCGagttctgtttttttttggttgacagAGTATAGTGTTGTGGGATGATGTAGCATTGGTTGTATATTTTATGCGCGTTCTTCATGTATTCTGCTTCTTGGTTTCATTGTTATGCTATGATAATTGTCGTTGGCGAAATTTTGGCTTTTCATTTTTGACATTGCCACATCTGGCGGGTGATGCAATGATGATCCGTTTGTTCTTAGGCCTTGATCCTTTCTCGGCGATGATGAAACTTTGAACTTGAATTCTGAGGAGCAAGCATGCCGGGTTTGTCAAGTTAGGATGCGTTTATGCATTTCTTGGTCTGCATGTCCTTTCATTTCCATGATGTAGGTGTCTTGATTGAAGGGTTAAGGCTTGCTGTTGATGACCGAGGATTTAAGAAGGTGCTGTATTCCTCTTTTATGTAGTTGTTGGTATCCGGTTTGCCGGATTAGCGCCTAGAAAATACTGGAGGATTTTCTTCAAGAATTCTTCGTAAAATGCCTAACTTGATTCCTAAAAGGTCATATCCTTTCAACTTGGGTTGGTGACTTGTTTTGATCAGTACTTGAGAAATCAGAAAGCTGGATGCTCTAATAACGATGGTCAATGTTTAGGGGTTGACTGAATAATATGGTTTCTTACCTCCGTCTGAAGGAAACTTGGGACTATAAGGAGGAGAGTTGTTCTGTTTATATGGTTGGTGTGCTCGAGTGAAACATAAAAGTGCTATCTTCTCCCACTCCAAAATTCAGAATTTAAAGGAGGACCACCTGCATGCAACTATCTGTTTCCAACCATTATTCCCTATATGGTGTCAGTTATCTTATCGctctttcaagtttcaagaaAATGTGGTAATATACGACTGGATCAGTTACTTTAGGACTTTATCTTGGTCAACACAATCTTTTTTTGACAATACCCACCAAATTTAACTGTTGtctttaaaatatgtgatgTGTTGAACTGGTAGGGATGCAGACCTCTCATGTCTTCTTACTCTGCCTTCTGTATTCATGCGAACACTTTGCTTTCTGTTGTCTATAGCATATACTATATAGTGTTATGTCTGGATCAGGATTTTTTTACATCCTCAATTTCCCCCTCTGATTCTTTTATTAATGCTTTGAATGACCAGACAAGTTGACTCCAGCTGCATTTGAAAAGCATTCTGGAAGAGAGACAGCTAGGAAATGGAAGAACAATGTTTGGGTCATAGCTAATGGGGAGAAGGTTCCATTATGTAAGACGGtgctgctcaaatactacaaccAAGCATCAAAAAATGCTAATGGATCCCACAGATCCCAAAACGGGCGAGTTTGTCATCGGGATGAGTTTGTTGGCTGTACTAAGTGTAACAAGGAGCGCAGGTTCCGGCTGCGGACAAAAGAGGAGTGTCGGATTCATCACGATGCTTTGGCAGATGTGAATTGGAAATGTTCCGATCTGCCATATGACAAGTATGTTTGCCCCTTATATTGAATGAATGCTTCTTTTAGTATTCTTGAGTAAATAATGTTGAATTCTGTTCTTTTGATATATTAAGCCATTAACCATTAGGAACATGTTGCTGATTTTTTCCCTTTACCCCTAGAGAATAGGTATATATCTTGACACATCAATGCATATATTAAGACTGACGTGATACTATTTTTGACTTGGTGATTGCagattatttatatttttctaaggGCTTCATTAGATGCTCGTTCACTGTGTTTGTCTGTTTACTCTTTCTCTGCTCATTGCTGTCATTTGTTGTAGAATTGTCTTTTCCACTTAGGATGCCTTCATTCTTTTCACCAAAGCAGCATCTTCTATATTAGCTTTTATGTAATCTGGATGGTTGCCATTTTTATTTCTGTATTGATAGTTGAAGATGCAAGTTTTGTTGATAGATTTAGGGAACCTGGTCTTGTTAGTTTTGGAGTGTAGCCATGTTGTCTGATTTGTCAAAGTAGTAAACATCAAAATCTAGaagattatttttttggtgagttGACTAAAGCGTGAATGGAAATTTACTAAGTGATTTTAGTTGATATGAGAGGGCTTTATAGAAACCTTTGCAAGCTTCCACAATTTCACATGAAGGATACAGAAATAATTCTTAAACATCTGAAATCTTGACTTTGGTTCTCCGTGTGATAGAATATAAAATTGGGTTAGCTCTTCTATACTGTTATGTCTTCTAGATGGAATGTGGATGATCCTGCACTCTCCATTTGGGAGAAAGCTAACTGATATGGACCTCTGTGAGCATATTTCTGCATCCTCATAATTAAAGGGGAACTTTCAATACCTCTGTGGTCTCAACCTCTTACCTAACCTTTTGATTAGAAAAAACAGTCTCTGCCTCTCAGGCACTTAAAACCACAATGCTATCTAAAGGTTGAGGACCATCATAATAAGTGGTAGCTGGGTGTTTTATTCAACTTAGTGTGTAGCTTCTCCATGCTTCCAGCGCCAGGAATTTTGCGTGGTTTTTATTTACTGTATCAATTTCGGCTAATTTCAGGTTGTCGTTCTATTGATATTTCCTAGAACCTTTAAATGATTTATTGTCATAGATACGCACCAGTGTCTGAACCGCCATTGTAGGGGGTGTGATGTTTTAATGCGAGTGGTGTTTGTAGAGTTTCAATAAAACGGCAATGAGAATAGGACTCTCTAAGGTGTCTTTAAAGGAGATGTGCAGCGGCAACAATTATTGGTAGGTACTAGCTTGTGAGTGCTATTTGTAAGTGTAGTAGCATATGTGAGGTGAGCCCAATTGTTGGGATTAAGGTCTAGTATGTTGAATTTAGCAACTGAACCTCATTGAATGgatgaaatataaaaaagtaacaGAAGATGAAAAAGAGATGAATCTAAAAAAGGGGGATCGGGTTGGGGGTAGGGAATCTGGTAACTATGAGAGATGCCAGCCATCTTGATGTCAGCTATCTTGCACTAGATGCCCCATTAGAAGCCTTATGAAGATATTATACTAAGAAATGTCTTTCTTCATATGGCTTGCCTTATTCAAAATGTGATGGATAACAGATACAGCCTCACCACCCCCACCACACATTCAAATCTCTGTATGCACACTGCTGCtataatttttggttaaataaaTTCGATAATGAATAATGTGAACAACTGCTTTCTGTATTCAGAATTACatgtgatgatgatgaagagcGAGCAAGCCGCAGGGTGTACAGGGGCTGCACCCGGTCTCCAACATGCAAGGGCTGCACTTCTTGTGTGTGTTTTGGATGCGAAATCTGTCGTTTCTCAGATTGCAGCTGCCAGACTTGCATCGACTTCACTAGAAATGCAAGAACTTGAGTCT
This window of the Corylus avellana chromosome ca5, CavTom2PMs-1.0 genome carries:
- the LOC132181254 gene encoding protein ULTRAPETALA 1-like — translated: MANGVERESELVVVFSDEELREVSGVKRGLDYIEVTCGCTSHRYGDAVGRLRVFQNGDLEITCECTPGCQEDKLTPAAFEKHSGRETARKWKNNVWVIANGEKVPLCKTVLLKYYNQASKNANGSHRSQNGRVCHRDEFVGCTKCNKERRFRLRTKEECRIHHDALADVNWKCSDLPYDKITCDDDEERASRRVYRGCTRSPTCKGCTSCVCFGCEICRFSDCSCQTCIDFTRNART